The following DNA comes from Terriglobales bacterium.
CTCGTCGATACCGAAGGTGCAACCTATCCGTTCTGGTCCGCTGACGGCCGATCCCTGGCCTTCTTTGCCGAGGGAAAATTAAAGAAGCTGGAGGTACCCGGAGGCCCGGTGCAGGTTCTCTGCGATGCCCCTGCCGGCCGTGGTGGTACTTGGAACAAAGACGGCGTGATTATTTTCACCCCAGACGCTATTACGGGGCCAATTGGCGGCAGCATGTATCGAGTCTCTGGTTCGGGTGGAACGCCGACACCGATCAGCAGGCCGGATCCGAGTCGCGGGGAGCAAAGCCATCGCTGGCCGATGTTTTTGCCCGATGGAAGGCATTACCTCTACATGACAGCCAATTTCGCTGGAAGGAAGGAGGTAGATGCTATCTACGTGGGTTCGCTGGATTCGAACGAGAAGCACTTCGTCGTAAAAGCATCCGGCAACGCGGCGTATGCCGCTCCTGGCTACCTGCTGTTTCCCCAAGAGAAGACCTTGTTCGCCCAGCGATTCGATTTAAAACGGTTCGCATTGCTAGGAGAATCGAAGGCCATTCTGACCGACATTCAGTACCAGCCGCAAGTCAAGAGGGCCGTGTTTGCAGTCTCCGATAATGATCTGCTGCTGGCCCAGACTGGTGGAGGGTTCGCGCTCTCACAACCACTCTGGTTTGACCGCAAGGGCAATGAAGCGGGGGCGGTGGGCAAGCCCGAGGTGTATGGCAACGTGTTCCTGGCTCCGAATGGAAGATCAGTCGCTGTGGACAAGACTGACATGGCAAGCTTGAACACCGACGTATGGACGTATGAATTGCAGCGCGAGAGGGCAAAGCGTCTTACCTTCGATCCCGGCTTTGACGTGGTGCCCATTTGGAGTCCGGACGGCTCCCGATTGGTATTTAGCTCAAACCGCGTACTCGATGTCGATTTATATATGAAGAATTCTGACGGGGCACAAGAAGAGAAGGTCATCGTGCACGATGACTTTCACAAGATTCCCAATGACTGGTTCAGGAACGGAGAGTACATCCTGTACACGCGAGGCCCAGATCTGTGGTTCCTAACTCTCCCGGGGCTTAGGAGCAATTTGTTTCTCAAGGCGGTATCCATCGTCCGCAATGGCCAATTCTCGCCGGACGGGAAATGGGTCGCCTACGCCTCCAATGAGACTGGCAAGTGGGAAATTTATGTGACCTCATTTCCGGATGCACGCGGCAAGTGGCAAGTTTCGGCGGGGGGCGGAGAACAGCCTCGGTGGAGGGGCGATGGCAAGGAACTGTTCTATGTTTCTTCGGACAGCAAGATGATGGCCGTGCCAGTGACGACCGGGGTCAATTTCGATGCCGGCCTGCCCGTAGTACTTTTCCAGGCCACTCCTCGGCAACCAGTATCCACGAATGACCAACTCGCCTACGACGTCAGCCGGGACGGCCAGCGATTTCTGATTCTCACGCAATTAAGGCAGGCGGAGTCCGAACCCATGTCCATCATTCTCAACTGGCCTGCGAAGCTGAAAGAGAAATAAGCCCGCTGCTTGAGGGTTGGTTGCGGGGGGTGGATTTGAACCACCGACCTTTGGGTTATGAGCCCAACGAGCTACCAGACTGCTCCACCCCGCGAATTGATGATAACAACCACCGCTGGCACGGTCAAACCGTGAGACCCCCTCCATAGTCCGCCATCAGCCCCGTTCATCAACTTAGTGAGCCCCACGATAATGGCCGGCGATAATCTTGCTCCAACTTCGTTCTCTCCGAATCCGACCAGAACTAAGCTCAATCCGGCACACAATTCGCCGCTCGCTTAGAATTGCTGTCGCACTCGCCGGAGGACCAGATGCAACTCGGAATGATCGGGCTGGGAAGAATGGGAGCCAATATGGTGCGTCGCCTGCTGCGCGGTGGCCATCAATGCGTGGTCTACGACCGCACCGCGGACGCCGTACAGGCGATGGTCAAAGAAGGCGCCGTCGGCAGCTCATCGCTCGATGATTTTGTTGCCAAGCTCAAGCCTCCCCGCGCCGCGTGGCTGATGATTCCCGCCGCCATCGTAGACCGTACTCTGACTGATCTGGCGCCGCGCCTCTCCAAAGACGACGCCGTCATTGACGGTGGCAACTCCTATTACATTGACGACATTCGGCGCGCCCACGAACTCGCCGCCAGGGGTCTCCATTATGTGGACGCGGGCACCAGCGGCGGGGTGTGGGGACTGGAACGCGGCTATTGCCTGATGATTGGCGGCCCCAAACCCGTCGTCGAGCGCCTGGATCCCATCTTTCGGACATTGGCTCCGGGACGTGCCTCCACCGCGCCCACGCCTGGCCGCGAGAAGAGCGCCGGCACCGCCGAAGAAGGTTACCTCTATTGTGGTCCCTCCGGTGCCGGACATTTTGTGAAAATGGTACACAACGGAATTGAATATGGTCTGATGGGCGCCTACGCCGAAGGTTTTAATATTCTGAAACACGCAAATGTCGGCAAGCAGGATCGCTCGACAGATGCCGAGACCACCCCCCTCCGTGAGCCCACGCATTATCAATTTGATTTCAACCTCGGCGATATCGCCGAGGTTTGGCGGCGCGGCAGCGTGATCGCATCGTGGCTCCTCGATCTCACCGCCATCGCCTTGAGCAAGTCGCCCGATCTCGCAAAGTTCTCAGGCCGGGTTTCGGACTCCGGGGAAGGACGCTGGACCATTGCCGCCGCCATTGATGAAGGCGCGCCCGTGCCGGTGCTGAGTTCCGCGCTGTTTCAGCGCTTCAGTTCACGCGGCGAGGCCGATTTTGCCGATCGGCTGCTTTCGGCCATGCGTTTCGAATTCGGCGGCCACGTGGAAACCAAGTAATCGGCGGCCATCGGCCCAGTGCGTAATCGGAGCAACCAGATTTTTATGCGTAAAACCGTCGTCTTCCTCTTCGACGTTGACAACACGCTTCTCGACAACGACCGCATCGCCGCCGACCTCAGACGCCACCTGGAGCGGGAAGTCGGCCACGAGCGCCAGCAACGCTACTGGGCGATCTTTGAAGAGCTGCGTACGGAGATGGGGTACGCCGATTATCTCGGCGCTCTGCAACGCTACCGTGCCGAGTATCCGCGCGACCCGCATTTGATGACAGTGTCGGATTTTCTGCTCGAATACCCTTTTGCCAATCGGCTCTTTCCTAATTCGATAGACGCCCTTGAGTATGTAAAGCAGTTCGGACGTCCGGTGATTCTCTCTGACGGGGACGTCGTCTTTCAGCCGCGTAAGGTCCGGCGCTCAGGATTGTGGGAGGCCGTGGATGGCAGTGTGCTGATTTACGTCCATAAGGAACGAGAACTCGACGATGTTGCCGAGCGCTTTCCCGCTGATCACTACGTTTTCATTGACGACAAGCTGCGCATTCTGACGGAGGTGAAAAAGATCTGGAAAACTCGCGTCACAACCGTTTTTCCACGCCAGGGACACTACGCCAACGATCCCGAAATTCTGGCCAGTAATCCGCCTGCGGACCTTAGCATTGGCCGCATCGGCGAACTCGTAGACCTTGATCTTCGCGGCATGCTCGAGCGGGGTGGCAACAGCCGCAAGCCTCGGGCGCGCGCCTGAACCAGCTCGCTGATAGGCTTGCCAGCCTCCCTTTGCAATTTCTTGTCCAAAAATCGCAGAAAGCTTCTTCGTGATACCGCATCCGGCAGCCCTTTTCTGAACAGGATTTGTGACTAGCCCTGCATCCTCCGCATCTAAGACTGTTGCGGTGCGACCCGTTCGAGGTTTGTACGGGAACTGAAAGGGAACCCACTTCAGGAGGCCGAATGCCTACTGCGCAGAAGCAAGTCGCCATCCGCCACGAACTCCTCGATCGCCTGGCGGATGCTCGCTTCCGCACCGATGAACTTTTCGATATCGTGCGCCCCGACTTCCTATATGAGCGCCCGATTCCGGAAAGACATCGCATCATCTTTTATCTCGGTCATCTCGAAGCCTTTGACTGGAACCTTCTCCGCGATCGGCTGCTGAGCGCCAACCCAATTAATCCTCAATTTGACCGGCTGTTCGCTTTCGGCATTGATCCGGTCGGCGGTGGCCTGCCCACCGACCAGCCCGCAGACTGGCCTTCGCTGGCCGAGGTACGGAATTATGTCGCTCATGTTCGGCAGATTCTGGACAGGGCACTCGAAAACGCGGATCTTTTTTCTGCGAGCGCTTCTGCGAACTCTTCTGCGGATTCACTTGCATCACACGAGTTTTCAGCTTCGGTGTTGCTCAATGTCGCCATCGAGCATCGGCTGATGCACGCCGAAACCCTGACATACATGCTGCACCAGTTGCCCCTTAACCAAAAAGTCGAGAAGCCGCGAATGCCGAAAATGCCGATCCCATTCGGCATCCCAGAAATGATCAAGATTCCTGCCGGCATTGCGACCCTCGGACTCCCGCGTAAAGATCAGACTTTTGGTTGGGACAACGAATTTGAAGCGCACGCCGTTTCTGTTCCCGCGTTTGCTATTGATAAATACAAAGTCACCAACGCGCAGTACCTCGAGTTCATCAAGCAGGGCGGTTACGAAAATCGCGAGTTGTGGCAGGATGCCGATTGGAACTGGAAAAACCGGCACAGCATTTCTCACCCCATCTTCTGGAATCTGCAGGACGGTCATTGGCATTACCGCACCATGTTTGAAGAAGTACCGCTGCCGCTCGAGTGGCCAGTTTATGTAAGCCACGCCGAGGCCAGCGCGTACGCGCGTTGGACAGGGAAGTCGTTGCCGACCGAAGCGCAGTGGCACCGCGCCGCCTATGGAACATCGGAGGGCGCTGAACGTGCCTACCCCTGGGGTTCTGAACCGCCATCCGCGAAATTAGGGAACCTCGACTTTCATAGCTGGGACCCGGCTCCAGTCGCCGCTTTCCCCGAAGGCGAGAGCGCATTCGGCGTCGCCGGTTTACTCGGCAATGGATGGGAGTGGACTTCTACCATCTTCGCGCCCTTTGCCGGCTTCCAGCCATTTCCGTTCTATCTGGGATACTCAGCCGATTTTTTCGATGGCAAGCACTACGTTATGAAAGGCGGGTCGGCGCGCACCGCCGCCTGCATGTTGCGACGTTCTTTCCGCAACTGGTTCCAGTCGCATTACCAGTACGTCTATTCAGGATTTCGCTGCGTCATTAATTGAGGCCCACGGGACACCATGCTGGTACATGCGATTACCCCCGAACCGGTTTATGAATTCGCGGCCGACGTGCGCGAAGGATTGTCCAAGCCCGGACAGAAAGAACTTCTTTCCAAGTATCTCTATGACGATGTCGGTTCAGCGCTGTTCGAGGTGATTAGCCTGCTTCCCGAGTATGGCCTTACACGCGCCGATCAGCGGCTACTGCGGCGCAACGCCTACGACATCGTCTCCCGTCTTCCCGCGCGCGTCACCGTGGCCGAACTCGGTAGCGGAAGCGGCAAAAAGACGCGCTGGATCCTGAAGGCCCTCTCCCGGAATCAGCACACATCTTATTGTCCGATTGAGATTTCGCCCGCCGCCCTTGCCATGTGCAAGCGTGAGCTGGGCGACATCGATTCCATCAGCATTGTTGGTTTTGAGCGCGAATATCTGGATGGTTTACGTGAAGTGGCGGAGCGCCGCAAAAATGGCGAGCACCTGCTGGTGCTGTTCCTGGGAAGCACCATTGGCAATTTTGACCGGCCCGCAGGCGCCCGCTTCCTGGCTGAAGTGCGGAAAATTCTGCAACCCGGCGACGCGCTCCTGCTGGGCACTGATCTAATGAAACCCAGACCCCAATTGCTCGATGCCTACGATGACGCCACCGGTGTGACCGCCGCCTTCAATTTGAATCTGCTCGCCCGCATCAATCGCGAGCTCGACGCGGACTTTGATTTAGAGCAATTCGAGCACGTTGCCAAGTTCAATAGTCAGGCCCGCAGCGTGGAAATGCATCTCCGCTCTCTGCGGAAGCAAACCGTCAATATTCCGAAATCCGAGCTCTCAGTCACCTTTCTTAAGGGCGAAACCATTTGGACGGAAAGTAGTCACAAGTATTTTCGCGAAGAGGTGCCAGAGATCGCCGCTGCTGCCGGCTTCCGCTGTGACGCCCAGTGGATCGACCACGAGTGGCCCTTCGCCGAAAACCTGTTGATCGCCGAGTGAGGCCCCCCTTGCTCGGCGATTTCAGTCATCTCTGGGCGACGCTGCTGCCCTTGGGTGGGGCGGCGCTTTAGCGCTGCGATAAACCGTTGTAAACTCTTCCTGACCAATGACCCTCCCCACTCTCCAAAAAACCAAAGAACAACTGGACCAGGAAAAACAGACTGTCGCTCGCGCCGCTGTCGGATGGGTCAAGAGCGGCATGCGGCTCGGACTCGGCACCGGCTCCACCGCCAATTACTTCATCACTTTTCTCGGCGAGCGCGTGCGCAGCGAGGGACTACGCATCGAAGCCATCGCCTCCTCAAACGAAAGTGAGACCCGGGCCAGGAAAGAGGGCATTCCATTGATTAAGCCCAGGCGCGGGCTGCAGCTCGACCTTGGGGTGGACGGTGCGGACGAAATCGCTCCCGATCTGAGTTTAATAAAGGGCGGAGGGGGAGCCCTGCTGCGGGAGAAAGTGGTCGCTCGCGCATGCCGTTATTTCCTGGTCATCGCCGACTCTTCCAAACGCGTGGAGCGGCTGGGCGCGTTTCCGCTGCCCGTCGAGGTCGTGCCCTTTGCATTGCCCTGGGTGATGGATCAGATTGCAGAACTGGGCGCTGAGCCGATCCAGAGAATGACGGCGAACCAACCATTCCTAACCGATCAGCAGAACTGCGTACTCGATTGCCATTTCCGCGTGATCAGAGATCCAGTCAGCCTGGCTGCCCGGCTAAAAGACATTCCTGGAATTGCGGAACACGGCTTGTTTGTCGGGTACGCACGCGCCGCCCTGGTCGGCGACGGCAAAGATGTTCTTGTCCTGCGTGCCGGCCAGCCGCCGCGCCCGGCCTCGGATTTCAACGACTTGCCTTGACGCCGAACCTAGCTGACCGGTTGCGGCGATTCCTGTATCCTTAAGCTTCGTGTCATAGGGCCGACCATGCTGCAATCCGGCCTGCCGTCGCACACATACCCGGAGGTAGAGCAGAAATGGCGATTGCCAGCATCAATCCCGCAACCGGTGAAGTTCTGAAGACCTTCGAGCCGCTCTCCGATTCGCAACTCGACGCCAAGATCGCTCTCGCGGCTGAAACCTTTCGCAATTATCGTAAGGTTCCTTTCGCGCAGCGCTCTCGCTGGATGATCAAAGCAGCCGAAATCATCGAGGCCGAAAAAGAAGCGTTGGGCCGGCTGATGACCTGGGAGATGGGAAAGACGCTGCGCTCCGCCATTGATGAAGCCGCCAAGTGCGCCTGGGTCTGCCGCTACTACGCAGAGAATGCGGAACGCTTCCTCGCCGATGAGATCGTGGAGACCACCGCCAGCCGCAGCTACGTGCGTTACCAGCCGCTGGGGCCGGTGTTGGCGGTCATGCCGTGGAATTTTCCTTTCTGGCAGGTATTTCGCTTTGCCGCTCCCAGCTTGATGGTCGGCAACGTCGGCCTGCTGAAGCACGCCTCGAACGTCCCGCAGTGCGCGCTCGCCATCGCCGACATTTTCCATAGGGCGGGTTTTCCGGAAGGCGCCTTCCAAACTCTCCTCATTCCCGCCAAGCAAGTGGATAGAGTCCTCGCCGACCCGCGGATCGTCGCGGCCACCCTCACCGGCAGCGTGGAAGCAGGTGTCCAGGTGGCGACCGGTGCCGGCAAGAGAATCAAGAAAGTGGTGCTGGAACTCGGAGGCAGCGATCCTTTTATTGTTATGCCCAGTGCCGACCTGGACGACGCGGTTTCGACGGCTGTCAAGGCCCGAATCATCAACAACGGCCAGTCCTGCATCGCAGCCAAGCGCTTCATCGTTGCCCAGCCTATTGCGGAGCAGTTCGAGCGCGAGTTCGTGAAGAAGATGGAAGCGCTGAATATCGGCGACCCGCTCCACGAGCAAACTGAGCTGGGACCTCTTGCTACCCCGGACGGGGTCACCGACCTTGAACGGGACGTGAAGAAGTCAATTGAAGCCGGAGCCCGGCTTCTCACTGGAGGGAAGCGCCGCCCCGGAAAAGGAAACTTCTACGAGCCCACGGTGCTCACCAATATTCCCAAGAACTCGCCGGCCTATAACGAAGAGCTGTTCGGCCCGGTGGCGTCCATCTTTCACGCCAAAGATGTGGATGACGCGATTCGTATTGCCAATGACAGCCGCTTCGGCCTGGGCGCCAGCGCGTGGACCAATGACGCAGGCGAGCGTGAACGCTTCATCAACGAACTCGAGGCCGGCATGGTCTTCATCAACAAAATGGTGGCCTCCGATCCGCGTCTCCCATTTGGGGGCATCAAAGAGTCCGGATACGGCCGCGAGCTAGGAGTGCATGGCATCCGCGAGTTCACGCTCATCAAGACCATCTGGATACAGGAAGCCGCCAAGAAGACGCAGGTGGCTGCCTAGCTTGCTGACGCGCTGTCGAGATTAGTGGAACAACTCACGACTTCCGCGCCGACCCCCGCTCCAGCCACACTTTGCGGGACCGTTAACCCCCGTCACAACGCTCGCGCAGGGTTCATCGTAGTGGTTGTTTTTGTTTCCTATGCTTACTTCTATGCTGGCACCAGCGCGAATTCCAATTCGCGTTTTGATCTGGTGCGGGCCATCGTCGAGCAGCACACGCTCTGCATTGATAGTTACCAGCAAAACACCGGCGACAAAGCGCTCTGGAATGGCCACTATTATTCCGACAAAGCTCCCGGTCAGGCGCTCGCTGCCGTGCCGGTTGTGGCGGCTGCGCGTGCCGTCCTCATTGCCGCCGGCGCAAACCCCACATCGCGCCGCTCGCTCTGGTTTTTGAACTACCTTGCCACGCTCACCACCGTCGTCGTTCCTGGTGCCCTCGCAGCGGGCTGCTTGTATTTCATCTGCCTTTGGCTTGGGTGTTCGGCCAACGGCGCTTTCTTTGCGGCTCTCTGCTATGCGCTTGCCACTCCCATGTGGGCTTACGGAACGGGGTTCTTGAGCCACGCTTTCACGGCTTCTTGTCTGGTGTTCGCGTTCGCTGCCGCAGTTGCACTCCGAAGGTTCCGCAGCCCGCGTCACGACATTTGGCTCGGATCGGCAGTCGGATTTTTCGCCGGATGGGCTACGATCAGCGAGTTTCCCGCGGCAATACCAGCGGTGATCCTGGCGGTTCTTGCCGCCGTGCACGCGCGGGCCGGCGGAGCAGATCGTCTCCGCCGTGTGGTCCTGGCGGTAACCGGCGCGGCCTCCCTGTGTTTTGCCGTGCTTTGGGCTTATCAGGTGGCGGCTTTTGGATCGCTCTTCAA
Coding sequences within:
- a CDS encoding protein kinase encodes the protein MPLTSGTKLGPYEIQAPLGVGGMGEVYRARDTRLGRDVAIKILPPQFSSDSTRKQRFEHEAKAVSNLNHPHICVLHDVGHQDGVDYLVMECVEGETLAKRLDKGPLPLEQVVKYGAQIADALDKAHHKGIVHRDLKPGNIMLTKSGAKLLDFGLAKPAASLGDLATQTAPKQQVPVTEQGTIVGTFQYMSPEQVEGKELDGRSDIFSLGAVLYEMLTGQRAFEGKSQLSVASAILEKEPAPITTLQPMTPPPLDHVVKKCLAKNPDERWQSAGDLASELKWISDSGTQTLGALLPRARSKSRETLAWLLVGGLAVALIVTLIWWRNSKPAEQTMHFHAPFPFPARDIAIAPNGHTLAVVGYSETARKNVIWIYELGSSDGNHLVDTEGATYPFWSADGRSLAFFAEGKLKKLEVPGGPVQVLCDAPAGRGGTWNKDGVIIFTPDAITGPIGGSMYRVSGSGGTPTPISRPDPSRGEQSHRWPMFLPDGRHYLYMTANFAGRKEVDAIYVGSLDSNEKHFVVKASGNAAYAAPGYLLFPQEKTLFAQRFDLKRFALLGESKAILTDIQYQPQVKRAVFAVSDNDLLLAQTGGGFALSQPLWFDRKGNEAGAVGKPEVYGNVFLAPNGRSVAVDKTDMASLNTDVWTYELQRERAKRLTFDPGFDVVPIWSPDGSRLVFSSNRVLDVDLYMKNSDGAQEEKVIVHDDFHKIPNDWFRNGEYILYTRGPDLWFLTLPGLRSNLFLKAVSIVRNGQFSPDGKWVAYASNETGKWEIYVTSFPDARGKWQVSAGGGEQPRWRGDGKELFYVSSDSKMMAVPVTTGVNFDAGLPVVLFQATPRQPVSTNDQLAYDVSRDGQRFLILTQLRQAESEPMSIILNWPAKLKEK
- the gnd gene encoding decarboxylating 6-phosphogluconate dehydrogenase, which produces MQLGMIGLGRMGANMVRRLLRGGHQCVVYDRTADAVQAMVKEGAVGSSSLDDFVAKLKPPRAAWLMIPAAIVDRTLTDLAPRLSKDDAVIDGGNSYYIDDIRRAHELAARGLHYVDAGTSGGVWGLERGYCLMIGGPKPVVERLDPIFRTLAPGRASTAPTPGREKSAGTAEEGYLYCGPSGAGHFVKMVHNGIEYGLMGAYAEGFNILKHANVGKQDRSTDAETTPLREPTHYQFDFNLGDIAEVWRRGSVIASWLLDLTAIALSKSPDLAKFSGRVSDSGEGRWTIAAAIDEGAPVPVLSSALFQRFSSRGEADFADRLLSAMRFEFGGHVETK
- a CDS encoding HAD family hydrolase, coding for MRKTVVFLFDVDNTLLDNDRIAADLRRHLEREVGHERQQRYWAIFEELRTEMGYADYLGALQRYRAEYPRDPHLMTVSDFLLEYPFANRLFPNSIDALEYVKQFGRPVILSDGDVVFQPRKVRRSGLWEAVDGSVLIYVHKERELDDVAERFPADHYVFIDDKLRILTEVKKIWKTRVTTVFPRQGHYANDPEILASNPPADLSIGRIGELVDLDLRGMLERGGNSRKPRARA
- a CDS encoding SUMF1/EgtB/PvdO family nonheme iron enzyme, which translates into the protein MPTAQKQVAIRHELLDRLADARFRTDELFDIVRPDFLYERPIPERHRIIFYLGHLEAFDWNLLRDRLLSANPINPQFDRLFAFGIDPVGGGLPTDQPADWPSLAEVRNYVAHVRQILDRALENADLFSASASANSSADSLASHEFSASVLLNVAIEHRLMHAETLTYMLHQLPLNQKVEKPRMPKMPIPFGIPEMIKIPAGIATLGLPRKDQTFGWDNEFEAHAVSVPAFAIDKYKVTNAQYLEFIKQGGYENRELWQDADWNWKNRHSISHPIFWNLQDGHWHYRTMFEEVPLPLEWPVYVSHAEASAYARWTGKSLPTEAQWHRAAYGTSEGAERAYPWGSEPPSAKLGNLDFHSWDPAPVAAFPEGESAFGVAGLLGNGWEWTSTIFAPFAGFQPFPFYLGYSADFFDGKHYVMKGGSARTAACMLRRSFRNWFQSHYQYVYSGFRCVIN
- the egtD gene encoding L-histidine N(alpha)-methyltransferase; the encoded protein is MLVHAITPEPVYEFAADVREGLSKPGQKELLSKYLYDDVGSALFEVISLLPEYGLTRADQRLLRRNAYDIVSRLPARVTVAELGSGSGKKTRWILKALSRNQHTSYCPIEISPAALAMCKRELGDIDSISIVGFEREYLDGLREVAERRKNGEHLLVLFLGSTIGNFDRPAGARFLAEVRKILQPGDALLLGTDLMKPRPQLLDAYDDATGVTAAFNLNLLARINRELDADFDLEQFEHVAKFNSQARSVEMHLRSLRKQTVNIPKSELSVTFLKGETIWTESSHKYFREEVPEIAAAAGFRCDAQWIDHEWPFAENLLIAE
- the rpiA gene encoding ribose-5-phosphate isomerase RpiA, yielding MTLPTLQKTKEQLDQEKQTVARAAVGWVKSGMRLGLGTGSTANYFITFLGERVRSEGLRIEAIASSNESETRARKEGIPLIKPRRGLQLDLGVDGADEIAPDLSLIKGGGGALLREKVVARACRYFLVIADSSKRVERLGAFPLPVEVVPFALPWVMDQIAELGAEPIQRMTANQPFLTDQQNCVLDCHFRVIRDPVSLAARLKDIPGIAEHGLFVGYARAALVGDGKDVLVLRAGQPPRPASDFNDLP
- a CDS encoding NAD-dependent succinate-semialdehyde dehydrogenase, giving the protein MAIASINPATGEVLKTFEPLSDSQLDAKIALAAETFRNYRKVPFAQRSRWMIKAAEIIEAEKEALGRLMTWEMGKTLRSAIDEAAKCAWVCRYYAENAERFLADEIVETTASRSYVRYQPLGPVLAVMPWNFPFWQVFRFAAPSLMVGNVGLLKHASNVPQCALAIADIFHRAGFPEGAFQTLLIPAKQVDRVLADPRIVAATLTGSVEAGVQVATGAGKRIKKVVLELGGSDPFIVMPSADLDDAVSTAVKARIINNGQSCIAAKRFIVAQPIAEQFEREFVKKMEALNIGDPLHEQTELGPLATPDGVTDLERDVKKSIEAGARLLTGGKRRPGKGNFYEPTVLTNIPKNSPAYNEELFGPVASIFHAKDVDDAIRIANDSRFGLGASAWTNDAGERERFINELEAGMVFINKMVASDPRLPFGGIKESGYGRELGVHGIREFTLIKTIWIQEAAKKTQVAA